A stretch of Camelina sativa cultivar DH55 chromosome 18, Cs, whole genome shotgun sequence DNA encodes these proteins:
- the LOC104760399 gene encoding disease resistance protein RPS4-like produces METSSVDDQPPQHQVFISFRGADLRLKFVSHLVKDLKWNNINVFIDEYEKRGQPIDILLKRIEESKIVLVIFSSNYTNSLWCVRELEKIKDCTDDGTLVAIPIFYKLEPSTVRDLKGKFGDSFRSLAKGDEKEKKWKEAFNFIPNIMGITIDKKSVESEKVNDIVKAVKTALTEISLEGREGPAVEALGRSIVGTSSSGCEKKHKTFGNGQRLKELEEKLDLDIYKKTRIIGVVGMPGIGKTTLLKELYKTWQGKFTRHALIDQIRVKLKHLELGRLPQMLLGELSKLNNPHMENFKDPYSQLHERKVLVVLDDVSKRGHIDALREILDWIKEGKEGSRVVIATSDMSLTNGLVDDTYMVPNLNHRDSLQLFRYHAFNDDQANPRKKDFMKLSEGFVHYARGHPLALKVLGGELNKKSMDHWNSKLKRLAQSPSPNIVNVFQVSYDELTSEQKDAFLDIACFRSQDKDYVESLLASSELRSAEGTSAVKALTDKFLINTCDGRVEMHDLLYTFSRELDLKTSSQDDSRQQRLWFHQHIIKGGIINVLQNKMKPANVRGIFLDLSEVKHATSLDRDHFISMRNLRYLKFYNSHCPQECKTNNKINIPDKLKLPLKEVRCLHWLKFPLEELPNDFNPINLVDLKLPYSEIEQLWEGDKDTPFLKWVDLSHSTKLCSLSGLSKAEKLKRLNLEGCTTLKTLPHDMERMKMLDFLNLKGCTRLEYLPEMNLVFLKTLTLSGCSTFNEFPLISENLETLYIDGTAISQLPANMEKLQRLVVLNMKDCKMLEEIPGRVCELKALQELILSDCSNLKIFPEINISSLKILLLDGTAIEVMPQLPSLQYLCVSRNTKISCLPAGISQLSQLKWLDLKYCTSLTSVPEFPPNLQCLDAHGCSSLKTVSKPLARIMPTEQNHSTYIFTNCENLEQVAKEEITSYAQRKCQLLSYARKRYNGGLVSESLFSTCFPGCEVPSWFCHETVGSELEVKLLPHWHDKKLAGIALCAVVSSLDDLDQISSLSVICTFKVKDEDKSWVPFTCPVGSWTRHRDKKDKIESDHVFIGYTSCPHTIKCPEDGNSDECNPTEASLEFTVTGGASENGKFKVLKCGLSLVYANDKNKNSSHEAKYDMLVGKSLQENSDGVDGRVNLKTAMYSMAVMESFQENSEGVYGRVKRKKKTRKDNGRIKKKQRSGIDKTQTVMKV; encoded by the exons ATGGAGACATCCTCGGTCGACGACCAGCCACCGCAACATCAAGTGTTCATCAGTTTCCGTGGAGCAGATCTGCGCCTAAAATTCGTCAGCCATCTCGTCAAGGACTTGAAATGGAACAACATCAACGTCTTTATCGACGAATACGAGAAGAGAGGTCAACCTATAGACATACTATTAAAGAGAATCGAGGAGTCCAAAATCGTCTTGGTTATCTTCTCCAGCAACTACACAAATTCTCTCTGGTGCGTCAGAGAGCTTGAGAAGATCAAGGATTGTACTGATGATGGAACACTCGTTGCGATTCCAATCTTTTACAAGCTGGAGCCATCCACCGTTCGAGATCTGAAAGGCAAGTTCGGCGATAGTTTCAGGAGTTTGGCTAAGGGtgatgagaaggagaagaagtggaAGGAAGCTTTTAATTTTATACCTAACATTATGGGCATCACCATTGACAAGAAAAG TGTTGAGAGTGAGAAAGTTAATGACATTGTGAAGGCGGTGAAGACAGCGCTGACTGAAATTTCATTGGAGGGAAGAGAAGGTCCAGCCGTGGAGGCTTTAGGAAGGAGCATCGTTGGAACGTCTTCCTCAGGATGCGAGAAAAAGCACAAGACTTTTGGGAACGGACAACGGTTAAAAGAGTTGGAGGAGAAGTTGGATCTTGATATATACAAGAAAACACGTATCATTGGAGTTGTTGGGATGCCTGGAATTGGTAAAACCACACTTCTTAAAGAACTCTACAAGACGTGGCAGGGCAAGTTTACGAGGCATGCGTTGATTGATCAAATCCGTGTAAAGTTGAAGCATTTGGAGTTGGGTCGGTTGCCTCAAATGCTCTTAGGCGAGTTATCCAAGTTGAACAATCCTCACATGGAAAATTTCAAAGATCCATATAGCCAACTCCATGAACGCAAAGTTCTTGTTGTACTTGACGATGTTAGTAAAAGGGGACATATAGATGCTCTTCGTGAGATACTAGACTGGATTAAGGAGGGTAAGGAGGGAAGCAGAGTTGTCATTGCAACAAGCGACATGTCCTTAACAAATGGTTTGGTTGATGATACTTACATGGTTCCAAATTTGAACCACAGAGATAGCTTACAACTATTTCGCTATCATGCCTTTAATGATGATCAAGCCAATCCTCGGAAGAAAGATTTCATGAAGCTGTCAGAAGGGTTTGTACATTATGCCAGAGGCCATCCACTAGCTCTCAAAGTATTGGGCGGAGAGCTTAATAAGAAAAGTATGGATCATTGGAATTCAAAACTGAAGAGACTTGCACAGAGTCCCAGCCCCAATATTGTAAATGTCTTCCAAGTGAGCTATGATGAATTGACTTCTGAGCAGAAAGATGCATTTCTCGACATAGCTTGTTTCAGATCACAGGACAAGGATTATGTAGAAAGTTTACTTGCTTCATCTGAGCTTAGATCTGCTGAAGGAACGAGTGCAGTAAAAGCTCTCACTGATAAGTTCCTGATTAATACTTGTGATGGGCGAGTGGAGATGCATGATCTATTGTATACTTTTTCAAGGGAACTTGATCTTAAGACATCTAGCCAGGATGATAGCAGACAACAGAGGCTGTGGTTCCATCAACACATAATCAAGGGAGGCATAATTAATGTACTGCAGAATAAAATG AAACCTGCCAATGTTAGAGGTATTTTCCTAGACTTGTCTGAAGTGAAACACGCAACGAGCTTAGACCGCGACCACTTCATAAGTATGAGAAATCTCCGGTATCTCAAGTTCTACAATTCCCATTGTCCTCAGGAATGCAAAACCAACAATAAGATCAACATCCCTGATAAACTTAAGCTACCGTTGAAAGAAGTTCGTTGCCTCCACTGGCTGAAATTCCCATTGGAGGAACTTCCAAACGATTTCAACCCGATTAATCTTGTCGACCTTAAGCTGCCTTACAGTGAGATTGAACAACTTTGGGAGGGTGACAAG GATACACCATTCTTAAAGTGGGTCGATCTCAGTCACTCAACAAAGTTGTGCAGCTTGTCAGGGTTATCAAAGGCTGAAAAGCTTAAAAGATTGAACCTTGAAGGTTGCACAACACTGAAAACGTTGCCACATGATATGGAACGAATGAAAATGCTTGATTTCCTGAATCTGAAAGGGTGCACAAGACTGGAATATCTTCCAGAGAtgaatttggtttttctgaAAACACTTACTCTTAGCGGCTGCTCAACTTTTAACGAATTTCCGTTGATTTCAGAAAATCTAGAAACTCTGTATATAGATGGAACAGCAATAAGTCAGCTTCCTGCAAACATGGAGAAGCTCCAGAGACTTGTTGTATTGAATATGAAAGACTGCAAAATGCTGGAGGAAATCCCAGGCCGTGTTTGTGAGCTGAAAGCTCTTCAAGAACTGATACTCTCTGATTGTTCAAATCTCAAGATTTTCCCAGAAATCAACATCAGCTCGTTAAAGATTTTACTTTTGGATGGGACAGCCATTGAAGTGATGCCACAGTTACCCTCACTGCAGTATTTGTGCGTTAGCAGAAATACTAAGATCAGCTGCCTTCCTGCAGGAATCAGTCAGCTTTCTCAACTTAAATGGCTGGACCTGAAGTATTGTACGAGTCTTACATCAGTTCCAGAGTTTCCACCAAATCTTCAGTGCTTAGATGCACACGGTTGTAGTTCGCTGAAGACTGTTTCAAAGCCTTTGGCCCGTATCATGCCAACGGAGCAGAATCATTCCACATACATTTTCACCAACTGTGAGAACCTAGAACAAGTTGCAAAGGAGGAAATCACATCGTATGCTCAAAGGAAATGCCAGCTGTTGTCATATGCTCGGAAACGTTACAATGGG GGTCTTGTTTCAGAGTCTTTGTTCAGCACTTGCTTTCCTGGATGTGAAGTGCCTTCTTGGTTTTGTCATGAAACAGTTGGATCTGAGTTAGAAGTAAAACTCCTCCCACATTGGCATGACAAGAAGCTTGCCGGCATTGCTCTATGTGCTGTAGTCTCATCTCTTGACGACTTAGATCAAATCAGCTCCTTGTCTGTGATCTGCACCTTTAAAGTAAAAGATGAAGACAAGTCTTGGGTCCCATTTACTTGTCCAGTAGGAAGTTGGACCAGACATAGAGACAAGAAAGACAAGATTGAGTCAGACCATGTCTTTATCGGCTACACCAGTTGTCCACATACTATAAAGTGTCCTGAAGACGGTAACTCGGATGAATGCAATCCTACCGAAGCCTCCCTTGAATTTACTGTGACAGGCGGTGCAAGTGAGAACGGAAAGTTCAAGGTGTTGAAGTGTGGTTTGAGTTTGGTGTATGcaaatgataaaaacaaaaacagttctCATGAAGCAAAGTACGATATGCTTGTTGGAAAGAGTTTGCAAGAAAATTCAGATGGGGTTGATGGAAGAGTAAATTTAAAGACAGCAATGTACAGTATGGCTGTTATGGAGAGCTTTCAAGAAAATTCAGAAGGGGTTTATGGAAgagtgaagagaaagaaaaaaacaaggaaggaCAATGGACggataaagaagaagcaaaggtcAGGAATAGATAAAACTCAAACTGTGATGAAAGTGTAA
- the LOC104760400 gene encoding inactive disease resistance protein RPS4-like — translation MDARNIERLNAECCTSLIKCSSIRQMDSLVYLNFRECKSLKSIPQGISLKSLKSLILSGCSKLRTFPIISENIESLYLDGTGIRRVPESVDSLQYLAVLNLKKCCSLTHLPSNLCKLKSLRELILSGCSNLECFPDIDEDMEYLEILLMDETAIKQIPRSMSMSNLKLFTFGGSKFRIQQVWKLYLTDCNIHKFPNNFSCLSSVHSLCLSRNDLEYLPESIKKLHHLKSLDLKHCRKLNSLPMLPSNLQYLDAHDCASLETVAKPMTHLVVAERVQSTFIFTDCFKLNQETQENIVAHAQLKSQILANACLKRNNKVQSQGLIYEPLVSVSFPGNDLPLWFRHQRMGSSIETHLPPHWCDNKFMGLSLCVVVSFKDCEDQSNRFSVICKCKFKSESGDCIRFICTLGGWTEPCGSCGHQSRKIVSDHVFLSYNNSFHVKKCREESNEHNRCCNTAASFKFFVSDDNKRKLGSCEVVKCGMSLLYAPDEIDYRLQETLENNLNEVISIKEANQHENGSGEAVLPKRRHSFLKDEEITNGKRIKEVNN, via the exons ATGGATGCTCGAAATATTGAAAGATTGAACGCTGAATGCTGTACAAGTTTGATCAAGTGTTCATCAATCCGTCAGATGGACAGTCTTGTTTACTTGAACTTCAGAGAGTGTAAAAGCCTAAAGAGTATTCCGCAGGGGATCAGTCTTAAGTCGTTGAAATCTCTAATCCTTAGTGGTTGCTCAAAGCTAAGAACATTTCCAATTATTTCAGAAAACATAGAATCTCTATATTTGGATGGGACGGGAATCAGAAGAGTTCCTGAATCCGTAGATAGCCTCCAATACCTAGCTGTGTTGAATTTAAAAAAGTGTTGCAGTTTGACTCATCTTCCCAGCAATCTTTGCAAGCTGAAATCTCTTCGAGAACTGATTCTTTCTGGCTGTTCAAATCTGGAGTGTTTTCCAGACATTGATGAGGACATGGAATATTTGGAGATTTTACTTATGGATGAGACGGCCATCAAACAGATACCTAGATCAATGAGTATGAGTAATCTCAAGCTATTTACATTTGGTGGATCCAAATTTAGGATTCAGCAGGTTTGGA AACTCTATCTCACAGATTGCAATATCCACAAGTTTCCCAACAACTTCAGTTGCTTGTCATCAGTACATAGCTTATGCTTAAGCAGAAACGATTTAGAATACCTACCCGAAAGCATCAAAAAACTTCACCATCTGAAATCACTTGACTTGAAACACTGCAGAAAGCTCAACTCACTACCAATGCTTCCATCAAATCTGCAGTACTTGGATGCTCATGACTGTGCTTCTCTAGAAACAGTTGCAAAGCCCATGACACATCTTGTGGTAGCTGAAAGAGTTCAATCTACTTTTATATTCACTGATTGCTTCAAGCTTaaccaagaaacacaagaaaatattgtGGCTCATGCCCAACTCAAGAGTCAAATACTGGCGAATGCGTGTCTTAAACGTAATAATAAGGTCCA ATCTCAGGGACTAATTTATGAACCTTTAGTTAGTGTCAGTTTTCCTGGAAACGACTTACCTTTATGGTTCCGCCATCAGAGAATGGGCTCTTCCATAGAAACACACTTGCCTCCACACTGGTGTGACAATAAATTTATGGGGCTCTCCTTATGTGTGGTTGTCTCTTTCAAAGACTGTGAAGATCAATCCAACCGTTTCTCTGTAATTTGCAAGTGCAAGTTCAAGAGCGAGAGCGGTGACTGCATCAGATTTATTTGCACTCTTGGGGGATGGACTGAGCCGTGTGGATCATGTGGACATCAATCACGGAAAATTGTGTCTGACCATGTGTTCCTTAGTTACAACAACAGCTTCCATGTCAAGAAATGTCGTGAAGAGAGTAATGAGCACAATAGATGTTGCAACACTGCTGCCTCTTTCAAATTCTTTGTTAGTGATGACAACAAGAGGAAGCTAGGAAGCTGCGAGGTGGTGAAATGTGGAATGAGCTTGTTATATGCTCCGGATGAGATTGATTACAGACTCCAGGAAACACTGGAGAATAATCTCAATGAAGTGATATCAataaaagaagcaaatcaaCATGAAAATGGCTCGGGTGAAGCTGTTTTGCCCAAGAGGAGGCATTCGTTTTTAAAAGATGAAGAGATAACTAACGGGAAAAGAATAAAGGAAGTAAACAACTAG